From the genome of Uranotaenia lowii strain MFRU-FL chromosome 1, ASM2978415v1, whole genome shotgun sequence, one region includes:
- the LOC129737581 gene encoding microtubule-associated protein Jupiter-like, translating to MSDNLIELTVPDVEPETDRPKSSSGSSIKSEIFTEDAVKKGTTVQRRILPGHDSYNRLFGEYKRPPTPIRNHQKSTIFDSSEKSTPKVTPNHMKSTIFDVTVQDSVKHEDSQRRTFPTHNSHDRLFGTKIDTPDGSNDQPPKQPSDAGMENEVACNGIGSTRNRIPPGGHSSGLW from the coding sequence ATGTCTGATAATTTGATAGAATTAACCGTTCCTGATGTCGAACCAGAAACGGATCGTCCAAAATCATCCAGTGGTAGTAGCATAAAGAGTGAAATATTTACTGAAGATGCTGTTAAGAAGGGAACAACTGTGCAACGTCGGATTCTGCCGGGTCATGATTCGTACAACCGTTTGTTCGGAGAATACAAGCGCCCGCCAACACCGATAAGAAATCATCAGAAAAGTACAATTTTCGACAGTTCGGAAAAGTCGACACCGAAAGTGACACCGAATCATATGAAAAGTACCATATTTGATGTTACTGTTCAAGATTCCGTTAAACATGAGGATTCTCAACGACGAACTTTCCCAACACACAATTCTCATGATCGATTGTTTGGAACAAAAATCGACACTCCGGATGGCTCGAATGACCAGCCGCCGAAGCAGCCTTCAGACGCAGGAATGGAAAACGAAGTGGCTTGTAACGGAATAGGAAGTACCAGGAACAGAATTCCCCCAGGTGGTCATTCTTCCGGATTATGGTGA